A genomic stretch from Mycobacterium cookii includes:
- a CDS encoding MmpS family transport accessory protein: MSIGGLLKRWWIPLLLIVVLSVSGLAVTRLHKVFGSQDLNANAGAGIKIVQFNPKVVKYEIFGAPGSTANINYWDADANTHQLNNVPLPWSFTLSTTLPTVSANIMAQTDGGHIGCRITVDGELREHQSSDGHNAQTYCLVKSA; this comes from the coding sequence ATGTCGATAGGCGGCCTGCTCAAGCGCTGGTGGATTCCGTTATTGCTCATCGTCGTGCTGTCCGTCTCCGGTCTCGCCGTGACACGCCTGCACAAGGTGTTCGGCTCCCAAGACCTCAACGCCAACGCAGGAGCCGGGATCAAGATCGTGCAGTTCAACCCCAAGGTCGTGAAGTACGAGATCTTCGGCGCCCCCGGCAGCACCGCCAACATCAACTACTGGGACGCCGACGCCAACACCCATCAGCTCAACAATGTGCCGCTGCCGTGGTCGTTCACGCTGTCCACCACGCTGCCCACGGTGAGCGCGAACATCATGGCGCAGACCGACGGCGGCCACATCGGTTGTCGCATCACCGTCGACGGGGAGTTGCGCGAGCACCAGAGTTCCGACGGCCAC